In Plasmodium sp. gorilla clade G2 genome assembly, contig: PADLG01_00_11, whole genome shotgun sequence, the following are encoded in one genomic region:
- a CDS encoding acyl-CoA binding protein codes for MSQVFEECVSFINGLPKTINLPNELKLDLYKYYKQSTIGNCNIKEPSMHKFVDRKKYEAWKSVENLNKEDAKKRYVDIVSEIFPYWQDGE; via the coding sequence atgtCACAAGTATTCGAAGAATGTGTTTCCTTTATCAACGGATTACCTAAAACTATAAATTTGCCTAATGAACTAAAGttagatttatataaatattataagcaGAGCACCATAGGCAATTGTAATATAAAGGAACCAAGTATGCATAAATTTGttgatagaaaaaaatatgaagctTGGAAATCTGtggaaaatttaaataaagaagatgCAAAAAAGAGATATGTTGATATTGTTAGTGAAATATTTCCATATTGGCAAGATGGGGAATAA